One window from the genome of Halomicrobium zhouii encodes:
- the phnE gene encoding phosphonate ABC transporter, permease protein PhnE: MSSESPPGGGLRAYFGFAETGTSDVDRKLTELKRRKTVRRLWTVLGVVVGGWLFLLSLQTAEFTLAQLTTQFPFFVDALTEYFPPTTYFGVPFVDVGQYWNFMVEAELFQASQVTMAIAFAGTVLGLPGALLFGILASERVVPYPFNFLFRGTMSLIRAIPALVWALIFIPLGGVSPFTGVLAIMVDTTGYLGRLFTDELEEIADGPIEGVESTGAGSRQVISFGMLSQVFRQFIAWIAFDLEHNVRVAITLGLIGAGGLGLELNIQKQTFNYTEMMACIILVVVLAGSVELASQRVRSYLRDEDDVEKTGVLEAFVTAPRKIVESAGGRR; the protein is encoded by the coding sequence GTGAGTTCGGAGTCACCGCCGGGCGGGGGGCTCCGCGCCTACTTCGGGTTCGCGGAGACCGGCACCTCCGACGTCGACCGGAAGCTCACGGAACTCAAACGGCGAAAGACGGTCCGGCGGCTCTGGACCGTGCTCGGCGTCGTCGTCGGGGGGTGGCTGTTCCTGCTGAGCCTCCAGACTGCGGAGTTCACGCTCGCACAGCTGACGACCCAGTTCCCCTTCTTCGTCGACGCGCTCACGGAGTACTTCCCGCCGACAACCTACTTCGGCGTCCCGTTCGTCGACGTCGGCCAGTACTGGAACTTCATGGTCGAGGCGGAGCTGTTCCAGGCCTCGCAGGTGACGATGGCCATCGCGTTCGCCGGGACCGTGCTCGGCCTCCCGGGCGCGCTGTTGTTCGGCATCCTCGCGAGCGAGCGGGTCGTCCCGTACCCGTTCAACTTCCTCTTCAGGGGGACGATGAGCCTGATCCGCGCCATCCCGGCGCTGGTCTGGGCGCTCATCTTCATCCCGCTCGGCGGCGTCTCGCCCTTCACCGGCGTGCTGGCGATCATGGTCGACACCACGGGCTACCTGGGCCGACTGTTCACCGACGAACTCGAAGAGATAGCCGACGGCCCCATCGAGGGCGTCGAGAGCACCGGCGCGGGGTCGCGCCAGGTCATCTCGTTCGGTATGCTGAGCCAGGTGTTCCGTCAGTTCATCGCCTGGATCGCCTTCGACCTCGAACACAACGTCCGCGTCGCCATCACCCTCGGCCTCATCGGCGCCGGTGGGCTCGGCCTCGAACTCAACATCCAGAAGCAGACGTTCAACTACACCGAGATGATGGCCTGCATCATCCTGGTCGTCGTCCTCGCCGGCTCCGTCGAACTGGCGAGCCAGCGCGTGCGATCGTACCTGCGCGACGAGGACGACGTCGAGAAGACCGGCGTGCTCGAGGCGTTCGTCACCGCCCCGCGAAAGATCGTCGAGTCGGCTGGGGGGAGGCGGTGA
- a CDS encoding DapH/DapD/GlmU-related protein, translated as MTTHFERREEGYVVESYGEDRVGGLSPEPTLHDPVQITESTLGEWTEVRAGSRVNEATIGDYTYLMERVQLDYTTIGKFGNVASDARLGPTNHPIDRPSAHHFTYRSSMYDLADEDDDSIFAWRADQPVTVGHDAWIGHGAIVLPGVEIGNGAVVGAGAVVARDVDPYTVVAGVPAEPIRRRFPEDVAERIEATEWWEWDHETLADRLDAFRDLNVFLERYAPETTGVVE; from the coding sequence ATGACGACGCACTTCGAGCGCCGCGAGGAGGGATACGTCGTCGAGTCGTACGGCGAGGACCGCGTCGGTGGCCTCTCGCCCGAACCGACGCTCCACGATCCCGTCCAGATCACGGAGAGCACGCTTGGCGAGTGGACGGAGGTGCGCGCCGGATCACGGGTCAACGAGGCGACGATCGGCGACTACACCTACCTGATGGAGCGTGTCCAGCTGGACTACACGACTATCGGGAAGTTCGGTAACGTCGCCTCTGACGCCCGTCTCGGTCCGACGAACCATCCCATCGACCGACCGTCGGCCCACCACTTCACGTATCGTTCGTCGATGTACGACCTCGCCGACGAAGACGACGACTCTATCTTCGCGTGGCGCGCCGACCAGCCCGTCACCGTCGGCCACGACGCCTGGATCGGCCACGGCGCCATCGTCCTCCCCGGCGTCGAAATCGGCAACGGTGCGGTCGTCGGGGCCGGCGCGGTCGTTGCCCGCGACGTCGACCCATACACGGTGGTCGCGGGCGTCCCGGCCGAACCGATTCGGCGTCGATTCCCCGAAGACGTCGCCGAGCGGATCGAGGCGACGGAGTGGTGGGAGTGGGACCACGAGACGCTCGCCGACCGGCTCGACGCCTTCCGCGACCTCAACGTGTTTCTGGAGCGATACGCGCCCGAGACGACCGGAGTAGTGGAGTAA
- a CDS encoding winged helix-turn-helix domain-containing protein: MSRKTWHRPRDATRHGRDATLSQVIEAVDRTAPATKADLADAVGISEQYVSELLQELKRDGVVRKAYVVDDAAVFDAADSVSEFFETAADAASENGRRATGTDRGTTVLELLERLDDVTSTQYEAARLAFVGDSPDHPADGLESLTNERYFAVLGELKSYTLTTDWPGNRVASDLATIATNLEIVGDRSCFIADVVDRQDTETTGVVEERILDVFEAGSRINGYLVDVLFEGDLEAYDALHAEEETVHRDLDELFELVTAYDPELYGHLVTVTRALERAIYYWVDAAEIAVRLHSGIEADHAMI; this comes from the coding sequence ATGTCCCGCAAAACGTGGCATCGGCCGAGAGACGCGACGAGGCACGGTCGGGACGCCACCCTCTCCCAGGTAATCGAAGCCGTCGACCGAACGGCGCCGGCGACGAAAGCGGACCTGGCCGACGCGGTCGGCATCTCCGAACAGTACGTCTCCGAACTGCTCCAGGAACTGAAACGTGACGGCGTCGTCAGGAAAGCCTACGTCGTCGACGACGCGGCCGTCTTCGACGCCGCAGACAGCGTCTCGGAGTTCTTCGAGACGGCCGCGGACGCCGCCTCCGAGAACGGGCGTCGTGCGACCGGCACCGACAGGGGGACGACCGTCCTCGAGCTCCTCGAACGGCTCGACGACGTGACCTCGACGCAGTACGAGGCGGCGCGACTCGCCTTCGTCGGCGACTCGCCGGACCACCCGGCCGACGGACTCGAATCGCTCACCAACGAGCGCTACTTCGCCGTGCTCGGGGAACTCAAGTCGTACACGCTGACGACCGACTGGCCGGGCAACCGCGTCGCCTCGGACCTGGCGACGATCGCGACGAACCTCGAGATCGTCGGCGACCGGTCGTGTTTCATCGCCGACGTCGTCGACCGACAGGACACCGAGACGACCGGCGTCGTCGAGGAACGCATCCTCGACGTCTTCGAGGCGGGCAGCCGGATCAACGGCTATCTCGTGGACGTCCTCTTCGAGGGCGATCTGGAGGCCTACGACGCCTTACACGCCGAGGAGGAGACGGTCCACCGCGACCTCGACGAACTGTTCGAACTCGTCACCGCCTACGATCCGGAGCTGTACGGCCACCTCGTGACGGTGACGCGAGCGCTCGAACGGGCGATCTACTACTGGGTCGACGCCGCCGAAATCGCCGTCCGGCTGCACTCCGGAATCGAGGCCGACCACGCGATGATCTGA
- a CDS encoding PhoU domain-containing protein encodes METRKVQLSGGTTYTVSLPKAWATENGIDAGSVLSLHPNGDGSLLVEASPDRSKDRRTATVDVSTSGANAVKQRVHALHAVGFDEVTLVDQGGHDADRRQVVGRTVEELSGFELLEVTDTRIRLTNLIDAENVEVRKSALRLRLVTLAMHRDAVTAVVNGDEGLAERVVGRDAEADKLFAMVTRHFRRALTDLHEVEKLDHGRDDLFEYYYTCRQFERIADHAEKIARFALDPDAGLPADFGDRIVSLGKDARQIVDQAADVVLADAGIEAAHLALEHRDDLVADIETLDRELYDHDVPGEAHTAGLLLDSLQRTAEYGANVANISIQQVSRGEVDDR; translated from the coding sequence ATGGAGACTCGGAAAGTGCAACTCTCTGGGGGGACGACGTACACGGTCTCGTTACCGAAAGCCTGGGCGACCGAGAACGGGATCGACGCCGGTTCAGTCCTCTCACTCCACCCGAACGGCGACGGATCCCTCCTCGTCGAGGCGTCGCCAGACCGGTCGAAAGACCGCCGGACGGCGACGGTCGACGTCTCCACCAGCGGGGCCAACGCCGTCAAACAGCGCGTCCACGCGCTCCACGCGGTCGGATTCGACGAGGTGACGCTCGTCGACCAGGGCGGGCACGACGCGGACAGGCGGCAGGTCGTCGGACGGACCGTCGAGGAACTCTCCGGCTTCGAGCTGCTCGAAGTCACCGACACCCGCATCCGGCTGACGAACCTCATCGACGCGGAGAACGTCGAGGTCCGGAAGAGCGCACTCCGACTGCGTCTGGTGACGCTCGCGATGCATCGCGACGCCGTTACTGCCGTCGTGAACGGCGACGAGGGCCTCGCCGAGCGCGTCGTCGGCAGGGACGCCGAGGCGGACAAACTGTTCGCCATGGTGACCAGGCACTTCCGGCGGGCGCTCACCGACCTCCACGAGGTAGAGAAGCTCGACCACGGCCGCGACGACCTCTTCGAGTACTACTACACGTGCCGGCAGTTCGAGCGCATCGCCGACCACGCGGAGAAGATAGCCCGCTTCGCCCTCGACCCTGACGCGGGCCTGCCGGCCGACTTCGGTGACCGGATCGTCTCGCTCGGCAAGGACGCGCGCCAGATCGTCGACCAGGCGGCGGACGTCGTCCTCGCGGACGCCGGGATCGAGGCCGCCCACCTCGCGCTCGAACACCGCGACGACCTGGTCGCCGACATCGAGACGCTCGACCGGGAGCTCTACGACCACGACGTCCCCGGCGAGGCCCACACCGCCGGCCTCCTCCTCGATAGCCTGCAGCGAACCGCCGAGTACGGGGCGAACGTGGCGAACATCAGCATCCAGCAGGTCTCTCGGGGGGAGGTGGACGACCGCTGA
- a CDS encoding MFS transporter, with protein sequence MAGHADRSSDGWIDRPDVRMLAVVSATLLLSALLWFNYSAVLPTVVDRWGLSGLQAGVVYGAFQAGYLLGVIPFGALADRYAPRPVIAVGATVAAIGSLAFGAVADGFLVGTALRFLSGVGMAAVYVPGMRFVSEWFDPGGRGTAMGVYVGTFSISSGLSFVVTSSIAASAGWRTGIVVTSLLALGAGPLVYLLGRDSPDRASNGGGFDRSLLTDRAFLAGVGVYAAHNWELYGIRNWLPAFLVSTAAVGATAAPVATAGLLAGVVTAVGGAGNLAGGWLSDRIGRFRVIAVALACSGTGTLVLAGFAWESLAVLAAVVIGYGFVLTMDSAPTSTTITLVVDDDQVGTALSVQAFLGTLPGIVSPVLFGAALDAGGHALAMPTLGAGALLGVGGVYLFWSATGTRTRAEETVDVAD encoded by the coding sequence ATGGCGGGGCACGCGGACCGGTCCAGTGACGGGTGGATCGACCGACCGGACGTCCGGATGCTGGCGGTCGTCAGCGCGACACTGTTGCTGTCGGCGTTGCTCTGGTTCAACTACTCGGCGGTCCTGCCGACCGTCGTCGATCGCTGGGGGCTCAGTGGCCTCCAGGCCGGCGTCGTCTACGGAGCCTTCCAGGCCGGCTACCTCCTGGGCGTGATCCCGTTCGGGGCGCTCGCCGACCGGTACGCGCCGCGGCCGGTCATCGCAGTGGGCGCGACGGTCGCGGCGATCGGGAGCCTCGCGTTCGGCGCGGTGGCGGACGGATTCCTCGTCGGAACCGCGCTCCGCTTTCTCAGCGGCGTCGGGATGGCGGCCGTATACGTCCCGGGGATGCGATTCGTCAGCGAGTGGTTCGACCCCGGCGGCCGCGGGACGGCGATGGGCGTCTACGTCGGGACCTTCTCGATCAGCAGCGGGCTGTCGTTCGTGGTGACCTCGTCGATCGCCGCGAGCGCCGGCTGGCGGACCGGCATCGTCGTGACGAGCCTGCTCGCGCTCGGTGCCGGCCCGCTCGTCTATCTCCTGGGGCGGGACAGTCCCGACCGGGCGTCGAACGGTGGGGGGTTCGACCGCTCGCTGCTGACCGACCGGGCGTTCCTCGCCGGCGTCGGCGTCTACGCCGCGCACAACTGGGAGCTGTACGGGATTCGCAACTGGCTGCCGGCCTTTCTGGTCTCGACGGCGGCCGTCGGGGCGACCGCCGCACCGGTCGCCACCGCGGGGCTCCTGGCCGGCGTCGTCACGGCCGTCGGCGGCGCGGGGAACCTCGCCGGCGGCTGGCTGAGTGACCGCATCGGGCGTTTCCGGGTGATAGCAGTCGCGCTCGCGTGTAGCGGCACGGGAACGCTCGTGCTCGCCGGGTTCGCGTGGGAGTCGCTGGCGGTGCTGGCTGCGGTCGTGATCGGGTACGGGTTCGTGCTCACGATGGACAGCGCACCGACCTCGACGACGATCACGCTCGTCGTCGACGACGACCAAGTCGGAACCGCGCTGTCGGTCCAGGCCTTCCTCGGGACGCTCCCGGGAATCGTCTCGCCCGTCCTGTTCGGTGCGGCGCTCGACGCCGGCGGTCACGCGCTCGCGATGCCGACCCTCGGTGCGGGGGCACTGCTCGGCGTCGGGGGTGTCTACCTCTTCTGGAGTGCTACCGGGACCAGGACGCGGGCCGAAGAGACCGTCGACGTCGCGGATTGA
- the arsM gene encoding arsenite methyltransferase: MSDVPQDSSLDRDADEQRRIVRERYADIATGDGGNSCCDDGTGDGESRREDGTGGGEGCCDDGTGTDSERLGYSQDDIEAVASGADLGLGCGNPKAMADLDRGETVLDLGSGAGFDCFLAANEVGDRGQVIGVDMTPEMVEKARENVAANDARNVEFRLGEIEHLPVADARIDVVISNCVVNLSPAKDRVFAEAFRVLVPGGRLAVSDVVLTASLPDSLEADPDSVAACVAGASPVPEIERLLADAGFVDVRVEPKDDSSEFISEWDDRLDPSEYVVAATIEARKPAAERD, encoded by the coding sequence ATGAGTGACGTGCCACAGGACTCGTCGCTCGACCGCGACGCGGACGAACAGCGCCGGATCGTCAGGGAACGCTACGCCGACATCGCCACCGGTGACGGCGGGAATTCCTGCTGTGACGACGGGACCGGCGATGGGGAGAGCCGTCGTGAGGACGGGACTGGCGGCGGGGAGGGCTGTTGCGACGACGGCACTGGCACGGACAGCGAACGACTCGGCTACTCACAGGACGACATCGAGGCAGTGGCAAGCGGCGCGGACCTGGGCCTCGGGTGCGGGAACCCCAAGGCGATGGCTGACCTCGACCGGGGCGAGACGGTGCTCGACCTGGGCTCCGGTGCCGGTTTCGACTGCTTCCTCGCCGCGAACGAGGTCGGTGACAGAGGACAGGTCATCGGGGTCGACATGACGCCCGAGATGGTCGAGAAGGCCCGCGAGAACGTCGCAGCGAACGACGCGCGAAACGTCGAGTTCCGCCTCGGCGAGATCGAACACCTGCCCGTGGCGGACGCCAGAATCGACGTCGTCATCTCGAACTGCGTCGTCAACCTCTCGCCGGCGAAAGACCGGGTGTTCGCGGAGGCGTTCCGCGTCCTCGTCCCGGGCGGTCGACTCGCCGTCTCGGACGTCGTGTTGACCGCGTCGCTGCCCGACTCCCTGGAAGCAGACCCGGACTCGGTCGCGGCCTGCGTCGCCGGCGCGTCGCCCGTCCCGGAGATCGAACGGCTGCTCGCCGACGCCGGGTTCGTCGACGTCCGGGTCGAGCCGAAAGACGACAGTTCGGAGTTCATCAGCGAGTGGGACGACCGGCTCGACCCGAGCGAGTACGTCGTCGCGGCGACGATCGAAGCGCGGAAACCGGCGGCCGAGCGGGACTGA
- a CDS encoding ArsR/SmtB family transcription factor, whose protein sequence is MDSNATETASQSGRPDDSAESACCAEIPEVEEDALVADVQLLSALGNDTRYELVRRIGAAEGSVCVCDLEAAVGISQSGVSQALSRLYSAGLVTRRKEGSWRYYGLTDDAEQILETLDALGDDDE, encoded by the coding sequence ATGGACTCGAACGCTACCGAGACGGCTTCCCAGTCCGGTCGACCCGACGATTCGGCCGAGAGCGCGTGTTGTGCGGAGATTCCCGAGGTCGAGGAGGACGCGCTGGTCGCGGACGTCCAGTTGCTCTCGGCGCTCGGCAACGACACCAGGTACGAACTGGTGCGCCGCATCGGCGCCGCGGAGGGCAGCGTCTGCGTCTGCGACCTCGAAGCGGCCGTCGGAATCAGCCAGAGCGGCGTCAGCCAGGCCCTGTCGCGGCTCTACTCGGCGGGGCTGGTCACGCGACGGAAGGAGGGGTCCTGGCGGTACTACGGACTGACCGACGACGCCGAACAGATCCTGGAGACGCTCGACGCCCTGGGTGACGACGATGAGTGA
- a CDS encoding class I SAM-dependent methyltransferase, protein MNDPDRENRKLWDEWSDEFQALWNADTDEGGLPPVYTPLPDPEDLAKWQAERLPDREDLDFVELGCGGGQGTVGTASEGVGTAVGVDFSFQQLRHATRVRNVYGADAEFVTGDVADLPLANGAFDLAYSGYVYFMVEDVDAALAEARRVLRDGGLLTFQVPHPFHEQFDPATVELARSYHDTGPRREKFDDILHDDIVVFDRTVGDLHTALVDAGFTVRELFETPSSDDPDDYDDGDASTSPELQAMVPRTLGFWAVAE, encoded by the coding sequence ATGAACGATCCGGACCGGGAGAATCGGAAACTGTGGGACGAGTGGAGCGACGAGTTCCAGGCGCTCTGGAACGCGGACACCGACGAGGGCGGGCTTCCCCCAGTGTACACCCCGCTACCGGACCCCGAGGACCTGGCGAAGTGGCAGGCCGAGCGACTCCCCGACCGCGAGGACCTGGATTTCGTGGAACTGGGCTGTGGCGGTGGACAGGGAACGGTCGGGACAGCCAGCGAGGGCGTGGGCACCGCCGTCGGCGTCGACTTCTCGTTCCAGCAACTCCGCCACGCGACCCGCGTCAGGAACGTCTACGGCGCCGACGCCGAGTTCGTCACCGGCGACGTGGCGGACCTGCCGCTGGCCAACGGCGCGTTCGACCTGGCCTACTCGGGATACGTCTACTTCATGGTCGAAGACGTCGACGCGGCGCTCGCGGAGGCGAGGCGCGTGCTCCGGGACGGCGGCCTCCTCACGTTCCAGGTCCCCCACCCCTTTCACGAGCAGTTCGACCCGGCGACCGTGGAACTGGCGCGGAGCTATCACGACACCGGCCCGCGACGCGAGAAGTTCGACGATATCCTCCACGACGACATCGTCGTCTTCGACCGGACGGTCGGCGACCTCCACACCGCGCTCGTCGACGCCGGATTCACGGTCCGGGAGCTGTTCGAAACCCCGAGCAGCGACGACCCGGACGACTACGACGACGGGGACGCCAGCACGTCGCCGGAACTGCAGGCGATGGTGCCGCGGACGCTGGGCTTCTGGGCGGTCGCCGAGTAG
- a CDS encoding outer membrane protein assembly factor BamB family protein — protein sequence MAGSFERRELLGTAGATVCSLLAGCSYSSSPEPEPALSHHRIMWHRSPYISEIAVVDGTLYFSTGTDLYAVGAAGGEEKWTRHVEDEPPLHSDETICLSGMAAADSERMYVPGCDGLHAVSLQDGSDLWTAGSAGLSSAVATGNEVYAGGTDLFSIGPRSETVEWETEIGANEELHLVPINDGVVACDEAANVVHCVNADGTLRWQHDLDLEGRRPVVAGDTVYAASVREYEVSRLVALDLSTGSVNWTTETPSIRRSGLAAGDEQVYVASYWDENDIGHLVAYEQDGGEKRWEHTVAESEFSEPVVDANGVYSGTYDGIKAFSHDGTERWSIETGYSSRCSTVSDGTLYGGVTGQLIAIDATGDDQ from the coding sequence ATGGCTGGCTCGTTTGAACGGCGGGAACTACTCGGCACTGCAGGTGCCACAGTCTGTTCGTTGCTGGCGGGGTGTTCGTATTCGAGTAGTCCAGAACCGGAACCGGCGCTTTCCCACCATCGCATCATGTGGCACCGTTCGCCATATATTTCTGAGATTGCCGTTGTCGACGGGACGCTGTACTTCTCCACTGGCACGGACCTGTACGCAGTTGGGGCAGCGGGCGGCGAGGAGAAATGGACTCGGCACGTCGAAGACGAACCGCCCCTCCACTCAGACGAAACCATCTGCTTGAGTGGGATGGCCGCCGCGGACAGCGAGCGGATGTACGTCCCCGGCTGCGATGGCCTTCATGCAGTTTCCCTACAAGATGGTTCTGACCTGTGGACGGCGGGGTCGGCCGGGCTGTCCTCTGCGGTGGCCACAGGAAATGAGGTCTATGCTGGCGGAACCGATCTCTTCTCTATCGGCCCACGTTCCGAGACGGTTGAGTGGGAGACCGAGATCGGCGCCAACGAGGAACTGCACCTCGTTCCGATCAACGACGGTGTGGTCGCCTGTGACGAGGCTGCTAACGTCGTCCACTGCGTGAATGCGGATGGAACGCTGCGGTGGCAGCACGATCTCGACTTGGAGGGACGTCGTCCGGTAGTCGCGGGCGATACCGTGTACGCAGCGAGCGTTCGCGAATACGAAGTTAGCCGCCTCGTGGCGCTCGATCTATCGACCGGATCCGTCAATTGGACTACTGAGACGCCATCTATCCGTCGGAGCGGGTTGGCCGCTGGAGACGAACAGGTCTACGTTGCGAGTTATTGGGACGAGAACGACATCGGTCATCTCGTCGCATACGAGCAGGACGGCGGCGAGAAGCGATGGGAACACACCGTTGCCGAATCCGAGTTTTCAGAGCCGGTCGTCGACGCCAATGGAGTGTATTCTGGGACGTACGACGGTATCAAGGCGTTTTCCCACGACGGAACCGAACGGTGGTCCATCGAAACTGGATACTCCTCCAGGTGTTCCACCGTTTCGGACGGGACGCTCTATGGCGGAGTGACGGGTCAACTGATCGCGATCGATGCAACGGGCGACGACCAGTAA
- a CDS encoding outer membrane protein assembly factor BamB family protein yields the protein MASSFERRKLLGATGATVGSLLAGCSFSSSPQATLSHDRIIWYRSPVSYDIAIVDEALYFSTGTDLYSIETETGEEIWSRHVEDEPNLHSDETTCLREVVASDGERLYVPSCDGVRALSLKDGSDLWTAGSAGMSSVVATGSHVYAGGSDLISVSASSETEEWQTAIGAREELFLAPTDDGVVACNEAAGVVHCMDADGTSRWQHDLEWEGRPPVVAADTVYAATGRDQEIGRLVALDRSTGSVNWTAETPAISPSGITTGDEQVYVGTYPDENDDGRLVAYDQDSGEMRWDYTVRDSDFASPLADASGVYAGTDDGVYAFSHDGTERWYVETEYPTSCILVSDGQLYAGVMGELVAIDVTGDDR from the coding sequence ATGGCTAGCTCGTTTGAACGGCGGAAACTACTCGGCGCTACAGGCGCCACAGTCGGTTCGTTGCTGGCGGGATGTTCGTTTTCGAGTAGTCCACAGGCGACGCTGTCCCACGACCGAATCATCTGGTACCGCTCGCCTGTTTCCTACGATATTGCAATCGTCGACGAAGCACTATACTTCTCCACAGGTACAGACCTGTACTCGATCGAGACGGAGACCGGCGAGGAGATCTGGTCTCGACACGTCGAGGACGAACCGAATCTCCACTCTGACGAAACCACTTGTTTGCGGGAGGTGGTCGCTTCAGACGGCGAGCGCTTGTACGTACCCAGCTGCGACGGCGTGCGTGCGCTTTCCCTGAAAGACGGATCCGACCTGTGGACAGCAGGTTCGGCTGGGATGTCCTCCGTGGTCGCCACGGGAAGCCACGTCTACGCTGGGGGGTCAGATCTCATTTCTGTCTCCGCCAGTTCCGAGACGGAAGAGTGGCAGACAGCGATCGGCGCCCGAGAGGAACTGTTCCTCGCTCCGACTGACGACGGCGTCGTCGCCTGTAACGAGGCTGCTGGCGTGGTCCACTGCATGGACGCTGATGGAACGTCGCGCTGGCAACACGACCTCGAGTGGGAGGGTCGTCCACCGGTCGTCGCCGCCGACACTGTGTATGCAGCAACTGGCCGCGACCAAGAAATTGGCCGTCTGGTGGCTCTCGATCGCTCGACCGGATCCGTCAACTGGACCGCCGAGACACCGGCTATCAGCCCCTCCGGAATAACCACAGGAGACGAACAGGTCTACGTCGGAACGTACCCAGACGAGAATGACGACGGCCGGCTCGTTGCATACGACCAGGATAGCGGTGAGATGCGCTGGGATTACACTGTCAGGGATTCCGATTTCGCGAGCCCGCTAGCTGACGCGAGCGGGGTGTATGCCGGGACCGACGATGGGGTCTATGCGTTCTCACACGACGGCACCGAGCGGTGGTACGTGGAGACCGAATACCCCACCTCGTGTATACTCGTATCGGATGGACAACTCTACGCCGGAGTGATGGGTGAACTGGTCGCCATCGACGTAACGGGCGACGACCGATAA
- a CDS encoding OFA family MFS transporter, protein MLHRSVRTRWLLVLVAAAGMGAAGSYQFVWSSLRPALGMRLGASEAALGTVYTVYLVAQTLSQFPAGWFRDRYGPRLPVAVGAVLLAVGYLGTGVATATWQVTLWYAVGGVGAGTLYTIAVNTPVKWFTERRGLATGIVTMAYGGLSVLFIPFVRDGLATDFFGTVATLGLVTGAIAFAGALVLRDPSPSSDDGDESEGDESPDAVSDQTATADETYTWREAARTWQFWLLYAMLVVVNAVGLMLIGKAVAFADQFGMPAAVLTAAASVVALADSAGLLAIGGLSDRLGRERTAAATVTLSGVAVALAVWTGATQRALPFVVLLGAAAFFRSPVFSIVPSLVGEYYGQARSSENYAILYTAKVWGGIGGGVVASLLITRVGWSTAFLLGAVALSAVGLSLTRLRPVASDSSHG, encoded by the coding sequence ATGCTGCATCGATCGGTCCGGACGCGGTGGCTGCTCGTCCTCGTCGCGGCCGCCGGGATGGGCGCCGCCGGGTCCTACCAGTTCGTCTGGTCGTCGCTCCGACCAGCGCTCGGCATGCGACTCGGGGCGAGCGAGGCGGCGCTGGGGACGGTGTACACCGTCTACCTCGTCGCCCAGACCCTCTCCCAGTTCCCGGCGGGCTGGTTCCGGGACCGCTACGGGCCGCGCCTGCCGGTGGCCGTCGGCGCGGTGCTCCTCGCCGTTGGCTACCTGGGAACCGGGGTCGCGACGGCGACGTGGCAGGTCACGCTGTGGTACGCCGTCGGCGGCGTCGGCGCGGGCACGCTCTACACCATCGCGGTGAACACGCCGGTCAAGTGGTTCACCGAGCGCCGCGGGCTGGCGACGGGCATCGTGACGATGGCCTACGGCGGCCTGAGCGTGCTGTTCATCCCGTTCGTTCGCGACGGGCTTGCGACGGACTTCTTCGGAACGGTCGCGACGCTCGGACTCGTCACCGGCGCCATCGCGTTCGCCGGTGCGCTCGTGCTCCGGGACCCCTCCCCGAGTTCCGACGACGGGGACGAGAGCGAGGGAGACGAGAGCCCCGACGCCGTGAGCGACCAGACCGCGACAGCCGACGAGACCTACACCTGGCGCGAGGCGGCCCGGACCTGGCAGTTCTGGTTGCTGTACGCGATGCTGGTCGTCGTCAACGCCGTCGGGCTGATGCTCATCGGCAAGGCGGTGGCCTTCGCCGACCAGTTCGGGATGCCCGCGGCGGTGCTGACGGCGGCGGCGTCGGTCGTCGCGCTTGCGGACAGCGCCGGCCTGCTGGCCATCGGCGGCCTGTCGGACCGGCTCGGCCGCGAGCGAACCGCGGCGGCGACGGTGACGCTCTCCGGTGTCGCCGTCGCCCTGGCGGTGTGGACCGGTGCGACCCAGCGGGCGCTCCCGTTCGTCGTCCTGCTCGGCGCGGCGGCGTTCTTCCGGAGCCCAGTGTTCTCCATCGTCCCGTCGCTGGTCGGGGAGTACTACGGCCAGGCGCGGTCCTCGGAGAACTACGCCATCCTCTACACCGCGAAGGTGTGGGGCGGCATCGGCGGCGGCGTCGTCGCGAGCCTGCTGATCACCCGCGTCGGCTGGTCGACGGCGTTCCTCCTGGGGGCCGTGGCGTTGAGCGCCGTCGGGCTGTCGCTGACCCGGTTGCGGCCCGTGGCGTCGGATTCCTCCCACGGCTGA